A portion of the Candidatus Nitrosotenuis aquarius genome contains these proteins:
- a CDS encoding alcohol dehydrogenase catalytic domain-containing protein, with protein MRAMVLERLGPIEGKPLQLREIETHKIKKNNDVLVRIEACGVCRSQLHGIEGDWQKYGIPPALPTIPGHEIVGTITQIGPSVKNLKVGQRIGISPLHGSCMHCDYCKTGKEHLCDQAEITGETMLGGYAEYITVSEDFATPIPDSMKSEYAAPLFCAGITAYKAVKASEPTRQKTVGIFGVGGVGHLTVEFAKLEGMRVVGVARNKAHLDVAKKVGADNVIQFTEQNEFLSTLKKEEGLLDSAIVFAPSEKIVDLAINSVKKGGTIVLGVLASIPNFDVFTEKTLRGTLIGSRSDMVDVVRLAKQNDMKIIFKSFPLEQANSVLEDLKYSRIEARAVLTP; from the coding sequence ATGCGCGCAATGGTGCTAGAAAGACTTGGGCCGATTGAGGGCAAGCCATTACAACTGCGAGAGATTGAAACTCATAAAATAAAAAAGAACAACGATGTACTAGTCAGAATAGAGGCTTGCGGGGTTTGCAGATCACAGCTCCACGGAATAGAGGGAGACTGGCAAAAGTACGGAATTCCTCCAGCGTTGCCAACCATTCCAGGGCATGAAATTGTTGGAACCATAACTCAGATAGGACCCAGTGTAAAAAACCTCAAAGTTGGCCAGCGAATAGGAATATCCCCACTACACGGCTCTTGCATGCATTGCGATTACTGCAAAACCGGAAAAGAACACCTCTGTGACCAGGCAGAGATCACAGGCGAGACGATGCTTGGTGGGTATGCAGAATACATCACAGTATCAGAAGACTTTGCAACGCCGATTCCAGATTCCATGAAATCCGAATATGCCGCACCTCTTTTTTGTGCCGGAATTACCGCATACAAGGCAGTCAAAGCATCCGAGCCTACAAGACAAAAAACAGTCGGCATTTTTGGCGTCGGCGGAGTGGGCCACCTAACAGTGGAGTTTGCAAAACTGGAAGGAATGCGCGTAGTAGGCGTTGCGCGAAACAAGGCTCACCTTGATGTGGCAAAAAAAGTTGGAGCAGACAATGTAATCCAGTTTACAGAGCAAAACGAGTTTCTCTCCACACTAAAAAAAGAAGAAGGGCTGCTTGATTCAGCAATTGTCTTTGCGCCATCAGAAAAAATAGTGGACTTGGCAATCAATTCAGTCAAAAAGGGCGGAACCATAGTACTTGGAGTACTGGCAAGCATTCCAAACTTTGACGTATTTACGGAAAAAACTTTGCGCGGGACTCTGATTGGCTCTAGATCAGACATGGTAGATGTAGTAAGATTGGCAAAACAAAACGACATGAAAATAATCTTCAAGTCATTTCCGCTGGAACAGGCAAATTCCGTCCTAGAGGATCTCAAATATTCCAGAATAGAGGCACGTGCAGTTCTTACGCCTTAA